In Aegilops tauschii subsp. strangulata cultivar AL8/78 chromosome 3, Aet v6.0, whole genome shotgun sequence, one genomic interval encodes:
- the LOC109786256 gene encoding cyclin-dependent protein kinase inhibitor SMR5, translated as MAMEGGAEAAAAVGYYGGNCGWETPKREECRIPATLPCPAAPRKAAADFGTPRRPPKNGYFQPPDLEALFALAPRRQASCA; from the coding sequence ATGGCCATGGAGGGCGGCgctgaggcggcggcggcggtgggctaCTACGGCGGCAACTGCGGGTGGGAGACGCCGAAGCGGGAGGAGTGCCGCATCCCGGCGACGCTGCCCTGCCCCGCGGCGCCGAGGAAGGCGGCAGCGGACTTCGGCACGCCCCGGCGCCCGCCCAAGAACGGCTACTTCCAGCCACCGGACCTCGAGGCCCTCTTCGCGCTCGCCCCGCGCCGGCAGGCGTCTTGCGCGTGA